CCTCTAAAACCCTACAGTCTAAATATTTTTTCTGGCTTCAGAGTCATTTTCATTCTTCACATCAAAGGAAACATAGGTTTTGGAAAAATAGCTAGACACAAACCTTGGCCTCCCTCTCAGCATCCAGAGAGCCCCCGGTCTGTTCCTGCAAGAGGGCGTAGGCCCGCTGAAGAGCCTGATACTCTCTGGTGAGCTGACGGAAACGAAGCTCTGACTCCTCTCGGGAAAAACTCTGTTATCACAAAGGGGCACAGTAGCGCTAACAATTTTGTATGGTGTTTCCTTTCCATCAGTCTTCTCAAGCATTATTCTGTATGTTATTAACAGTAGAATATAGTCATTTCTTTCCTACCTCTTCCAAATCTTCTTCAGGAGTGGCCGGTGTTCGGTCTGTGAGGTCAGTGTTAAAGGAGGTCAGAGACGAGGTCTCAGAGTCTATCGACTCCTCATCAAATCCAAAATATGTCTCCACAACATGCCTCTGCAGAGAggagtggaagaaaaaaaactcatgtGGGTGCAAAGCATCAACAGATATGATGTCCTTTAGTACAGTAATCATCAACATCTTGTCAAAATCTGGTAAAAACCAGGCACTGCCATTCTGTCGTGTATTTTACTTGCCAGTCAGATAAAGTCAGATAAAGTCACTGCATGTGTTTTTCACTTCTTTCTCACTTTGCCAAATCCAACAGAGTCCTTACCATCGTGTTTATAAGTCATCTCCTGGCAACCAGAAAAATAAAGGCAGACCAGGGCACAAAGACAAATGAAGGAGGAGAAGTACAGGATAAGAAGGAAATACTCAGTCATGGTCCACAACAAAAACACTAAGATTAAGCTAAAGCGAAAGTTCTCAAAATTTGAGACAAAAGTTTGTCATTTCTTGGTATGTAGCAGCTTATCTACAGCGTAGAGTGTACGACAGGCTTTCAGTTATACTGCTTTCTCTTACTCTCCCACATAAAATGGAAAGGCACACAATAAAGCTtctagttacaaaaaaactgcGGCTATGAAAACGCAAACGGACAGCTGCTAGATTTTGTCTCCCTCTTCATGTAGTCTGCTGCAGCTTAATATTCCCAAGAAGAGAGACAAATTTCCATGCGCAGGTCCAAAAGCCGAACTGCTGTGACCCACTCGGTTTCAGCTGCCCAAGCTTAAAAAACTGGATCCAGGAGGAGAACTGCTAGAAAATATGTCATGTAACAACAAACTCCTCCTCTTAGCAACATCCCACTTTAAAATGTCCCTTGATACATAAGCCCAAACATGCCCACTGAAATGAGCACTCACATCACAGCAATTATTTTTTCCAACACTGTCACCAATTAAATATCATGACCTGTTTGAACCCTTTATTCACACTCAAAGAAGCATGGATTAaactatatgtatatataaaaaacataaaaaaaagacatgacatGCTTCACACTAGTTGCAGTCTTCGGGACATCTGCATTAACTGTCCTACCAGACCACCAGATacacagaaaataaatcaacaaaggaaaaaataaataaatgcattatAAAAATTCAGCTCTCTGAGGGAACTTTTCATGCAGGAGTTTATGGAGTGTATTCTCATACTGTCATCACTGTCCCTGGAGCCCAATTAAACACGAGCACACAAAGACTACCGGTGGAAGACAACAGTCCCTCAACCACAGACAGGGTAGTTGCTCAGTTACACACCGATGGATTAACAGGTGTGTTAAAGCACTCATAGGCACTTACTTTTGGCAACTTGGCAggttttctcttgtttttcttgCTCATCACCAGTCGATCTCGTTCCTTAAGACAAACACACTGTGTAAGATTTTGTCCGCAGAAAGACCATATCTGATATTTTGGCATTTCTCAGTGGACGCAGGGCTACCTTTGATCAGACTATAAGACTTCATGCAGCAGTGTTTGATCAAGtctattttttttcagatttcttAGACGAATAAGATCAAAGGAATGAAGGCCTAATGGGAATCAGCAGTTTATGATGTGTGGTGTTGTTGGTAAACTAAATAGTgtgagaggggaaagacacatGTAAGTAATGTGAGGCACTCTGTGTTGAACTGGAGATTGAGTAAGCAGTCCATTCCTCCACacacaatcactaaaaatgatATACTTTTGAAAGTATATCATAATAAAGTGTACTTTGAAAGAATATTTATTCCCCTGAAGCAGcggaataaaaaaaagtgctgtCAGTGAGTCAGTGCTGTTGTCATGGTATGCCCAGATCTTTGCATGGCTGACTGGGTGAAATCATTGTAAATGCAATAGTGATATACAGTGTATATCCCATTATGAGTATGTACGTGAAACATCAAAGTATATCATAATGAAGATACAAAGGTCTGTGCGATGCACATTTATTATGACATCACACGTTTTCACATCACATCATACTAAGTGAATGATTTCTTCACATATAACTTTAGTTGTTTGATTCAGATCCTGACCTGCGTGAGCTCATCAATGATGCCTCGTTGCTCAGCAACCTGCAGCTTGAGGAACTCCACTTCCTGTTCCTCGTGGGCGTGGCTAAGGTCTGTCAGAGAACTTGGTCGCTTTAACTGGGGCTGAATGGGTTGTTGTTGTGAGGGCGGTCGAGAGGAGGTAGCCTTTTCTTTCTGAGGGAGGGAAACAGACGCCTAATTATGTTCCATGCTTTTTCTCAAATGGCCAGCAGAGGTCCTTTTCCCACCACAAAACCACTGTTGAATAAAACTAAAATGTTTATTACGAACTACGTGTAATTGAATTTTGACTCTTCTTTCCTGAGAAACATGAGAAAAGAGAGACGTGGCATAGAGTAAGGTGGGTTCATCTCACCATCTCTGCATTGTCGCGGCTCAGGTTCTTGAGTTTTTCCTCCATGCGTTGTAACGTTTGCAAGAGGTCATCATTTTTCTTGGACAGACGCTTATTCTTCTCAAACATGGGCTTCATCTGGCTCTCTGCCTCTCGTACCCGCTTCAGCTGAACAGAGGAAGGAAACAGGGAGGGGAAACACTAATCTTATGTCTTGACCTTTGGTGACACAGAATTTCCAGTGTATGCAGCAGAGGTAAGGCCACGGCTAAATGTTTTGATACTCAATTCACTTGtcttcatatttctgtgtaaatgtttTGTACTGTTTAGAGTAGCAATCTGTGTAGTTacatattgcaagtctatgaaCAATACACGTAAAAATCTGCACGCGTGTTCCTCACTAGTTCGTTCCTCTCATCTGCCAGCAGTGCATTTCTGTCCTCCAGTTTCCTAATGACTGAGTGGAGCTCTGCGATTTTCAGCTGGAACCTCCTCTGGTCACGCTCCTCCACGTCCTGTTGAGCAGGGGGCAAAGGAGAAAAGGAACAAGGCAAAAACTGAAAAAGGATAACATGCAGGCAGGCAGGCGGGCAGGCAGGTAATGGAGATGGAAAGAGAAGGTGTTGGGAtgaaaaaattaatttgaaagtgTGGATGTGCCTGTgcaaaacacacagtaaacgTGTGTTTTAAACAGGAAGGGGGTACAAGCTATGTCATTAGGTAAAGAACCTGTGGACCCAACAGATTAAGGTATCCCTTAAACTAACTACTAATTTCATGGGGTTGGGTGGAATCTATTAAGAgcaccaaaataaataaaagcatgcaaGTGTACCGTTTTTTTATACTAAAAGTTTAAAACTTTGAAAGATGTCCGAGATCCATCAATTCCACTATTTCTCTTTGACACCTGATAACAGAGAACTGGCCAACCCCACTGCACCAGTAGTCTGTTTTGTGGATGTTATAGTACTTCTTACTGTAGTAATTCTTGCTGTATACACTTGGCAGTTGAAATTCTTTGCTTGAAAATGGACAGAACAAATAAAGTATGTAAAAAATATTGGCTTTTTAAATCATCGATAACAACAATATTGCACACATTTCATGCCGGTAATTTGGCCCTTTGCACATTAGTGCTTCAAATGTGTACAGATGCACTGATACACAAGTCTAAACGTGTGCATgtagatgtgtgtctgtgtgtacctGGTTGTTCAGCAGGTCAGGGTTTTCCCCCAGACCAGACACCACTTCTCTCTTCGGGCTGCCGTGGTTGTGTCTCTCAGCCTCTCGTACGTGACCCAACTGCTCATCTAAGGCCTCCTTCTGCAGCTGAAGCTTCTGGGCATACCCAGCCTGCACCCCAAGCTCTCTCTCCAGAGCACACATCACCCTGTCCTTTGCCTTCAACTCATCCATCTACAAGAGCGGTGGACATGAACAGAGAATACTGAGTGAGGGAATCAAACAGGaaggtttttattaaaaaaacaaaaaacaaaaccatcaaTACTCTTAAAACGTTCGCTATAAATGATGAGTTTGTACCGTTGTTTGTATCATTCTTATGGTACATTTGAATGCACCACAAGTAAAATATTCAtctatgtgtaaaaaaaaaaaaaaaaaacttttaacttAGAGTTGCTTTATGCTCCAATGACCAGGAGAATGAGATTCAGATCAGAACGTTGTGCTTCAGCTGTGATTCATTTCAAAAGCTTTACTCTTGCTCTAAATTCACACAACTCCTTCATACGTTGCTGCCACTTCTGCTTCCCTCtgcttttttgttctttaacaCCGGCATTTCCTGTGTCGCCTGCTCTTCATCTGTCAACCACGCTTTATTCTTTTCGTTTCCTCGCTCCAACATTCCTTTACTAACAATGACGCCTGTCATTACACCACTGCTGTATGTAACGGGCTTAATGAGTAATTGAAGCAGGtatggaggcttttatttttgctgaTAAGCGCCATGTGGTGAAGATAAACTCACAACAGACACTGCATCAATTAACCTCTTACCTTCGCATAACATCAGTGAGATAAGCGCTGAGCTGGAGCTGAACTTCAGAAGCTGGTGTGTGCAAGGACTCTTGGTGATATTCAAATGTGGTCAGGACAGACATGGTCTGTTAAAataactgctgctgtgtttgacaAATCCAACCTACCACAGGAATCATAATGTACGGTTCACGGAACGGTGTAAGACATGCGTTTTCATTGCTGAGATCCTTTCCATATTTTCTACTTTTAACTCATTTGAGCTCACTGAACGTAACAGGACATGTCATGAGTAATTACATTTTCAACACCCTATAAACCTATTTTCTCAATCAGCTTCCAAGCTTTACAGACCTACAATGAAAATATGCGTATACATTTGAAAGTTAGAGAACTTTTAGACCTGAAAGACTGCTGTCTGTGTTTATACAAAATCAGTACATAATATGGACTGGTGATCTGACCAATGTGCACCCCCACTCTCACTAATTGCAAGATCGGATAAGCTCCAGGCCCCCTGCAAccctctaagaataaagcctGTAAAGCTCTGATGGGTGAAACTGGGAAATTTAATGAATTCATTACTTGATGAAAAATGTGTAGTGTCTGTAGTATAAGTCATCCCAGCTTCGTGACGTCTTACCAGTCGGCGGATGTCTTTCTCACAGTCTCGCTTAATGCGATGCACCTCATCCTGGTGCTGTTGGTAGGCTGTGCGGAGATCAGCTGCTTTGGCTTTATCAGCTTGAAGAGCATTTGCCAGTGCTTCCTCGGCCTGCTTTCGGCCCATTTTATGCTCCTGAATCTAAAACAATCCCCCATACACAAACATGCAATAGTATCAatacactcaacaacaaaaaaacaacaaggacgcacatattcatgtatttatcGGCACTCATCATCACATTTAACGGTTGTAATGGTAGATGCCCCGTTTGTCCAGGGAGGCTACAGTGAAACAATAGCTTGGCAACAGGCTTTTccaccctgcttcctgtttttcagCAGCAAATTTACAAAGGTGTATACAGTCCAGCATGAATCtagccacacacaaacacactcacatatCATTCTGCTACCATAAAGTGTCTTTATCATAGCAGCCCACAGTTCTCCTCAGAAAACATCCAATCCTTAACCACCAGTTCACAGTCATGTGATCTTATATTATACCTGCAGCATTAGGCTTTCTGTCAATCGTATACACTGTTAAACCTACTTCCTGCTGTAGCTTTAGTCTCTCCCCATCAAAGGCTCTCCTGGCCTCCTCCCGAGCCTCTCCAAGAAGAGCATTTTTGAGTTTGTCGGCAGCTCCATCTCTCAGTGCGTTTACAAGACCCTGGAGTCTCTGCACCTCTGCGTCCCGGATCTTGATGGACCGGGCCAACTCCACTTCATGCTGCCGTGCCAAGGCCTCACGGACAGCTGCTATCTCACGCACCTTTTCTTCATGAAGTTTGGCACGTAGGTCAGTGATGGCCACAGCGTGTTTGTGCTGTTCAAGCTCCCGAGCCTGCCGCTGCTCCTGGAGACGCTCACGAAGCTTACAGAGCTACAACGAGGACATGACAGAGAAGAATAATGGTGTTGAGTGAGCTTCTGCACACAGTATTATAATGTCTTCTGCTTTAAACAACAAACaacaccacaaaaacaaagttttagAATTTGTCATTAAGAAGAACTGCGCTGAGGCTGATGAAGAAGAAATGAACTGAAACCATTTTGAGAGGAGtctgaaacataaaaaacacgCTATTGAAAACTAGAGAGGGTCTaaaaggtttttgtgctggttgaCCCAGACAGGTTTAAGTCAGGAGCATCCCTACACATCTCCCATATCACTGTATTTACAGAGGTGAAAGCTAAAACTGTGAGCAGCCACTATTTCAGAGCTGCGTGCGTATAGATACAACCCCTTGGCTCAGCTGGTAGAGTAGTCACCTTCCGACCGGAAGATTGATCGTTTGATACGTCCACGTTATGTTCATTGGTGTTTGACAACAGAGAAAAAGTGctgcatactgtatatagaGCACATGTATATGATAGTATATGTGAATGCGTGAATAAATTACTAAGAAACACGTGTAAGGTGATTTGTTGAACCGAGACATGATAAGGAGGCATTGTAAGTGTAGACCATTTTCTATTTTAAAAGTGTGCCTTTAATATCATTTGTCATACCATCTAAATAATTCTCTAAAATTGGCCCCTTCTCCTCCCTGTTGAATTTTAAATGGACAACTATTTGACAAGTACAGTCGGCGTTATCAGTTTTGTACCGCCTctggttcttcttcttcttcctccctcTCACCTTGCCACGCTCCTGCTGCAGCTCGATTTGAACATCCATTAGTTTGCTCCGTAGTTCCTCATTGGTAGCCTGCGCTGAATCAGCCATCGCCTCTGATTTCTCCGACCTCCTTCCCTTCTTAGGGGGTTGAGTCGACGGGGGTGTGGTTGATGACATAGCACTGTAGACGTCCTGTCAGGACGGTCATGGAGTGCAGGATGGAGGAGAGAATCAGTCGCTGCTCCTCCTCCCTGCAAGGCCTGGCATCATCATCCCGCCTACATCATCTACATCGTTGCCAGAGTTTGTTGGGACTTTCTGTTGGAGAGAGGCAGACAAACAGGGGCAAAGATGGGAAAAGGGTGATTCAGTCTTATAAACTAGGTTACACAAAACTAATCTGTACAACACTCTGGGTCCAGCCCTAATGACACACCACCGCCTaagaaaacagatttttttcggAGTAGAATTTGCGATCGCCTCTCTCACTTTAACCCTCTTATATACACAGGGCCCATTTATCATGATTTTATTCCACTCCCTGGGCTGCACTTAGCAGCTCCACTGTGCATGAAGAGGAGTCTGCCCACCAGAGTTTCAGTTCTCTGTAAATTCCTCTGTTGAGAAATCCCATACTCTGTTCAGAATAAACTGAAGAATCTTCGCTCTTATGTGACTTGGCTGGAAGTCTCCCCCAAAACACTGACAACATTCTCCCAGGAAAATATCCTTCATTTGAGTCATTAATTCCCCCTTGTTGCTCTCTATTCGTTCTGTGCCCAAAGATTGCATGATGTGCTGTTTAAGCATTGACATTACAGTGCGCACACAAGCATTTCTTGGATCACAGGACAGACaatgtcaagagggaacaattAGGTTAaacaaataatgtttttttttttactgtgtgatTCAAAGAAGTATGGAAGTAGTTACTCTGTTGGCAGAGTTTTTGTTGCCACAACACAAGTTAACGTGGCTAATCTTTTCGATTATTTAAATTGCCAGCACAGTATGTCAGATCGTTGACCTTTTAGCCTGGAGTGACAGTCAGTCAGCCTTGTAGTAACCCTGCTCTAACATTTGTTGACTTGAAAACATTTGTATGGCATTAAAATTCATGTAACCCTACCCTGCagtgaaaaggaatatatagatatatatatttctctTATTTACATTTGCACCCATCACCCCAGTCATTCTGTAGTAGCTGCGACTCTCCAAACAGCTCAATTCTTCAATTTTCCATTAACACTGTTTTTGCACAACTGTCGCGATAttgtagaaataaaaagaatatcAAAATGCTGTTCTTTCCAACACAGTTTAACAATGAGGTCCTACTTCTTATCATCTGATAAATCACTATTTCAAACAGAAATCTAACTGATCTGATTTTTTGGTAagaaaaaatatgaataaataaaaatttagtAATTTCTTGCCTTTGGCTTAGCTTTACAAATGTCATTGAGTCACACAAATAAGTGCAAATGCAGAAGGGTTTTAATCAATGACTAGTTATGTCACCGCTCCTTTTTTCCAACTGGGGGCAAGTACTACTAGTGCACATTTTG
Above is a genomic segment from Odontesthes bonariensis isolate fOdoBon6 chromosome 13, fOdoBon6.hap1, whole genome shotgun sequence containing:
- the jakmip1 gene encoding janus kinase and microtubule-interacting protein 1 isoform X1, with product MSSTTPPSTQPPKKGRRSEKSEAMADSAQATNEELRSKLMDVQIELQQERGKLCKLRERLQEQRQARELEQHKHAVAITDLRAKLHEEKVREIAAVREALARQHEVELARSIKIRDAEVQRLQGLVNALRDGAADKLKNALLGEAREEARRAFDGERLKLQQEIQEHKMGRKQAEEALANALQADKAKAADLRTAYQQHQDEVHRIKRDCEKDIRRLMDELKAKDRVMCALERELGVQAGYAQKLQLQKEALDEQLGHVREAERHNHGSPKREVVSGLGENPDLLNNQDVEERDQRRFQLKIAELHSVIRKLEDRNALLADERNELLKRVREAESQMKPMFEKNKRLSKKNDDLLQTLQRMEEKLKNLSRDNAEMKEKATSSRPPSQQQPIQPQLKRPSSLTDLSHAHEEQEVEFLKLQVAEQRGIIDELTQERDRLVMSKKNKRKPAKLPKRHVVETYFGFDEESIDSETSSLTSFNTDLTDRTPATPEEDLEESFSREESELRFRQLTREYQALQRAYALLQEQTGGSLDAEREAKTREQLQMELNSCQAKIIDLEKALAERGQDSKWVEEKQYLIRTNQELHEKMCASQQAESRLQAEVQDARDQNELLEFRVLELEERERRSPALNLHMAAFPENSSSALQIYCHQEGVKDVIISELMKKLDILGDNGNLRNEEQVAVIQAVTVISLCEKWLKQIDTTEAALTQKMIDLENDKERFSKQKGFLEEELDYRKQALDQAYMRIEELEATLYSALQQEQPACRAVAESLTDRQREELRLAVDKLRRQIHRQSRQYDSQILQERMELLQQAQQRIRELEDRIDLQKRQIKEIEEKVQTLIFTCFVSLMPF
- the LOC142397769 gene encoding uncharacterized protein LOC142397769; protein product: MTEYFLLILYFSSFICLCALVCLYFSGCQEMTYKHDGKDSVGFGKVRKK
- the jakmip1 gene encoding janus kinase and microtubule-interacting protein 1 isoform X2 gives rise to the protein MSSTTPPSTQPPKKGRRSEKSEAMADSAQATNEELRSKLMDVQIELQQERGKLCKLRERLQEQRQARELEQHKHAVAITDLRAKLHEEKVREIAAVREALARQHEVELARSIKIRDAEVQRLQGLVNALRDGAADKLKNALLGEAREEARRAFDGERLKLQQEIQEHKMGRKQAEEALANALQADKAKAADLRTAYQQHQDEVHRIKRDCEKDIRRLMDELKAKDRVMCALERELGVQAGYAQKLQLQKEALDEQLGHVREAERHNHGSPKREVVSGLGENPDLLNNQDVEERDQRRFQLKIAELHSVIRKLEDRNALLADERNELLKRVREAESQMKPMFEKNKRLSKKNDDLLQTLQRMEEKLKNLSRDNAEMKEKATSSRPPSQQQPIQPQLKRPSSLTDLSHAHEEQEVEFLKLQVAEQRGIIDELTQERDRLVMSKKNKRKPAKLPKRHVVETYFGFDEESIDSETSSLTSFNTDLTDRTPATPEEDLEESFSREESELRFRQLTREYQALQRAYALLQEQTGGSLDAEREAKTREQLQMELNSCQAKIIDLEKALAERGQDSKWVEEKQYLIRTNQELHEKMCASQQAESRLQAEVQDARDQNELLEFRVLELEERERRSPALNLHMAAFPENSSSALQIYCHQEGVKDVIISELMKKLDILGDNGNLRNEEQVAVIQAVTVISLCEKWLKQIDTTEAALTQKMIDLENDKERFSKQKGFLEEELDYRKQALDQAYMRIRELEDRIDLQKRQIKEIEEKVQTLIFTCFVSLMPF